In the Nakamurella alba genome, one interval contains:
- a CDS encoding PASTA domain-containing protein, with translation MDPLEEDLRRMLAARARAEVPDDTPVPRFVPPDRRDRRPSWLLMAGVAAAVVAVVLTVTLLPRGGSPGAVGGPGSTGGAVPPSQTAASRTTPPSGTGTNGSTTETTALPSTPPRSTPPRSTPTPTGTGTATVPGGLVGLSWEVAEQRLVDAGLQPYKITVGSPLPVDEVILLEGVSAGEEVAAGLSVGVAVSDSSLFVMPDLVNTTLDQAAQMLQSLGWTGSADSLVISPVEVVNTAQIGVIVSDAAACQAATSPMGGYNLPKNGSTIRVCVGTPKMLSIEPVAGLTVYEAVQTLRDRGFTFVSAVNVQLTPPLGQGNRVLDTDPAAGTVVRFDTPIVVRVYPSS, from the coding sequence GGGCCGAGGTCCCGGACGACACACCGGTCCCTCGGTTCGTCCCGCCCGACCGGCGGGACCGCCGGCCGTCGTGGTTGCTGATGGCCGGTGTCGCCGCCGCGGTGGTGGCCGTGGTGCTGACAGTCACCCTGCTGCCGCGGGGAGGTTCACCCGGTGCCGTCGGAGGACCGGGCAGCACCGGCGGTGCCGTGCCCCCCTCCCAGACCGCCGCGTCCCGGACGACCCCGCCCAGCGGCACCGGAACGAACGGGAGCACCACGGAGACCACCGCGCTGCCGAGCACCCCGCCGCGGAGCACACCACCGCGGAGCACCCCCACCCCGACCGGCACCGGGACCGCCACGGTGCCCGGCGGTCTGGTCGGGCTCAGCTGGGAGGTGGCGGAGCAGCGGCTGGTCGACGCCGGGCTGCAGCCGTACAAGATCACCGTGGGCAGCCCGCTGCCGGTGGACGAGGTGATCCTGCTCGAAGGGGTGTCCGCCGGGGAGGAGGTGGCGGCAGGGCTGTCGGTCGGGGTCGCGGTGTCCGACAGCTCGCTGTTCGTGATGCCCGACCTGGTGAACACGACGCTCGACCAGGCGGCGCAGATGCTGCAGTCCTTGGGCTGGACCGGATCCGCCGACAGCCTGGTCATCTCTCCGGTCGAGGTCGTCAACACCGCACAGATCGGTGTGATCGTCTCCGATGCCGCGGCCTGCCAGGCCGCGACTTCCCCGATGGGCGGCTACAACCTGCCGAAGAACGGGTCGACCATCCGGGTGTGTGTCGGGACGCCGAAGATGCTGAGCATCGAACCTGTCGCCGGCCTGACCGTGTACGAGGCCGTCCAGACCCTGCGGGACCGGGGCTTCACCTTCGTCTCCGCGGTCAACGTCCAGTTGACCCCGCCGCTCGGTCAGGGCAACCGGGTCCTGGACACCGACCCGGCCGCCGGCACCGTGGTCCGTTTCGACACGCCGATCGTCGTCCGGGTGTACCCGTCGAGCTGA
- a CDS encoding carbon-nitrogen hydrolase family protein, with amino-acid sequence MRIAVTQFDPTPEPADNAGYLVAAAARAADAGADMLLAPEGSLVAFLTDPQAPARAAQPADGPFGQALLAASSEHGITVVAGTFVPDPESGRVRNTLLAAAGGELVARYDKVHLYDAFSYLESDTVAPGRSAPPVIEVAGVRVGLATCYDLRFPELFRLLAADGAQVLALASAWVRGPLKEEHWSTLLRARAIENTCYVVAADQIGKAGIGRSMAFDPFGLQLLDLGAVPGDGVVDIDPERVATVREGNPALANRRFRIDPQVHRS; translated from the coding sequence ATGCGGATCGCCGTGACCCAGTTCGACCCGACGCCGGAGCCCGCGGACAACGCGGGGTACCTGGTGGCGGCCGCCGCCCGGGCGGCCGATGCCGGCGCGGACATGCTGCTGGCTCCGGAGGGGTCGCTGGTCGCCTTCCTGACCGATCCGCAGGCACCCGCCCGGGCGGCGCAGCCGGCCGACGGCCCGTTCGGCCAGGCCCTGCTGGCCGCATCGTCGGAGCACGGGATCACCGTCGTCGCCGGCACTTTCGTCCCCGATCCGGAGTCCGGCCGGGTGCGCAACACGCTGCTGGCCGCCGCCGGAGGTGAGCTGGTCGCCCGCTACGACAAGGTGCATCTCTACGACGCCTTCTCCTACCTCGAGTCCGACACCGTCGCCCCCGGGCGGTCGGCGCCGCCGGTGATCGAGGTCGCCGGGGTCCGGGTGGGCCTGGCCACCTGCTACGACCTGCGCTTCCCGGAGCTCTTCCGGCTGCTCGCCGCCGACGGCGCCCAGGTGCTGGCGTTGGCCTCGGCCTGGGTACGCGGGCCGCTGAAGGAGGAGCACTGGTCGACCCTCTTGCGGGCCCGGGCGATCGAGAACACCTGCTACGTGGTGGCCGCCGACCAGATCGGCAAGGCCGGGATCGGCCGGTCCATGGCGTTCGACCCGTTCGGGCTGCAACTGCTCGACCTCGGCGCCGTCCCGGGTGACGGCGTGGTGGACATCGACCCGGAGCGGGTGGCCACCGTCCGTGAGGGCAACCCGGCCCTGGCCAACCGCCGGTTCCGGATCGACCCGCAGGTGCACCGGTCGTGA